The following nucleotide sequence is from Pochonia chlamydosporia 170 chromosome 4, whole genome shotgun sequence.
TCCCATACCCAAAGGATCATGGTGCTGGTATCAGACAACAATGAGTGCATGCCAAAAAAGACACCACCGATACCACAAGCAGCCAATACGGTCGAGCCTCTCTGTATGCCTTCCGAGGATCCGCTGGTCAAGGGGGCCTTGCGGGTGAAACGCAACGCGGCCAAGAGTCCAAGCACAAGACCAGTTAAGTTCCATCCACCGTTGGCCTCGTGCATGATGGGCCAGATAGGATTGTTGGTCTGCCAGGCGAACTTGGCAGTTGCGGAGAGAATAAGACCGACAAGCAACCCGAGGACCTTGGATTCGAATCTTGCTTCATGCAGGGACTCGGCATGGAGTGTAGCAACCCAACCCAACGTCGACATGGCAACACCAAAGCCCACCGTAAACAAGCGGCGGGCGGGATCCAATACCAAATAAGCCGCAACGccagaaagagaaaggagatGGACGATTCGCtggttgctgatgatgacggaTCGAAGAGGTCCAGCCAGGAGAAGAGGCGAGACCGACACTAAAACGAAAGCTTCATATCCAGATATACCCATGTGCCAAAGAGGGAAATCTATTCACACATTAGTTAGTATGGCCAAATCTGTGCCACTTGCCAAGAGATCAGCGCACTTACACCAGACGACAAGGCCCAAGCTGGTCAACATGGACCAAAACACGAACTGACAGGAGAGTTAGACATTATCCAAGCGTACACAGCACAGACGTGACTCACCCCATGGTAAACATCAGCAGCGGTATCCAGAGCCTCAGACCAGGTGAAGCGCAACGAGTAGAGTCCACCAGtggccttttcctttctttttctaCTGTTAGTGCCACGTACCATATACAACCCGACGGGGTACTTACTCCTTCTCCATAACGGCAGATGGCACGGACGAGCGGTTATCACTGCAAGAAGACTTAGAACATGCTCAATTTAACAAAGTGTATTGGATTCGGACTGAACAAGAAGCCAGGACTATCTTGGAAGCCATTGGACGTACCCCTTGCTCAAACCCTTGACATCCCTGATGACGACTTCAAATGTGTTATAATCCAGGGCCGTAACGGCATCGAACCCAACATCAAAGAGGATCAACGCCCACTCAAAGAACGCGTAAATGGTGTACGCTAAAAGGCTAGGTCAGTATTCGACGCAAGTGTTAAATAATGATTTAAAACGAACCTCCAGCAACACGGTGCACCTTGTGCTGAATAAAGAAATAAATAAGAGGCACGAGGGTACCGAAGAAAGCACTGGCAAGATACTTTCGGTACTTGATAGCCTGAGGATTCGGTGGGCTAAGAGCAATGCATCCCAAGGTCCACGGCAAAGTGGCAACAATATATGAAATCATGAGAATATCATGCCAGTCGTGATCGTCGGTCGACGTGATATAAGTCCATCCACCGCATGTAAGAGTTCGCAGGACGCCCATGGAGGCAATAAATCCAGGCAGTTTGGTACCAGGCTTCCGACTCAAAAGGTAGAAGAGTCCAACCAGCGCAAAACGAGGTCCTGTTTCCGCATTAGTGGCAGGTTCGGCAGAGATGCGGCAAATGGGGGTATCGTACCGGATGTAATAGCAATGAAGATCATGAAAAACGATCGCTCGGGGTATCGATCGCCAATTGTTGCCGACACGGACGGGAACCATTCTTGGGGATATCCGTAGAACTCATTCTCGACGATCTTGTGGTAGTGAAGGGAGACTCCGACGATCAGTGCGCTCAGGAAAGCGGCTGCGGTAAACGGTTAGAGTCATTGCCACCAATTGTACATATGTAGACGGGAGACGGTCCCAAAACTGCTGTAAAGGGCTTCATGGGCATAATGACTTACTGTATGCAACAATTGTGTGCGCCCAGCTCACCCACTGCCCCCCAAAGCTGAGGACGACGCCgccgtccttgtccttgtacTTGGACGACATGGCGCCAACAAAAGAAACTGAAGGAGTGGAAGAAGAGAACGCAGTCAATTACAGCACCGTCCGGGACATCCGAGAATAATAAAAAGGTAGCTGGAAGGACAAGAAACGAAGGATAAACGAGGGACTTTGGGGAGAAGCAGTGGTGAGATCTGGATTTGTGGCCAGCAGAGAACCTCGGAAGCTCTGGTTTGGCGATGTGGGCACGCGTGTCCTGAAGGGGACTGCGACTGTGTTAAGTTTGCAGTCTGGAATTACAGCAGCGGACTAGCACCGCCGCCCCCTGCATTGACGCGAGCCAGGGGCAGCAGGGACACCGGTAGGGACGTGGAACATTTGATCCCAGACCCTGAGTGACAGGTATTGTGGCACGGCTGTGGCTGACCTGCGGCTGATTCGTCCAGTGTCAGCCACCAAGTGCTTCTACAACGACAAGCAAGGCTGCCCAGACTGGTGGATAGGTCCAGAGGTGCCCCGCTAAAattttggtttggtcaaCAGCCTTGGACGAAAACTTCAAGATCAGATTCGCATACCCGTCTTGCTACATTTGCATTGTGTAAATCGGGAAGATCCTTTCCTCAACAAAAGCTGCTGAGCGAGGTGTATACAACTCAACACTAGCACGCCCAACTGCTATCATGGCAGGTGTTGCAGAAAAGGCGAGATTCTACCTCGAACGCTCCGTCCCTCAACTACGAGAGTGGGAGGAGAAGGAATTGTTCTCCAAGGTATGCCCGCCAGCCGTGCAGCTGCTCTGCCAATCTTGAAATATTCTAACTTCTGGGTCCTAGGAGGAAATCCGCACCATTGTAAAAAAGCGCAACGACCACGAACACCGAGTCCTGTCGCCAGGAAACACCCCATCCGACTGGTCAACCTACGCAAAATGGGAGCAATCCCTCGAAAAACTGCGAAGCAAACGATGTCGCCGCCTTAaaatccaccacctcaactCAGCACATTCTGGCCAGGGTCGCGTTCTGTCAATCTACGAGCGGTCCGTCAATAGACACCCCGGAAGCACCGACCTCTGGAAAGAGTACCTGTCCTACACGGCCAGTGTCAAGGCCGCCAAGCGATGGCGCAAGACCATGACAAACGCACTGCGCATGATGCCCACCGATGCTGACCTCTGGATCATCGCGGGCAGGCGGTCGGCgaagaatggcgacatggctgctgctAGAGGCTTCTTCATGCGCGGCTGTCGATTCTGCACTAAGGACTGCAAGCTGTGGCTGGAATATGCCAGGAGCGAGATGGAATGGCTCGTCAAGGTGGATCAGCGCAAGAGTGATAAGAAGACCACGGATGTCTTGCGACCTGATCGCgttgaggacgatgatgagcttCGCATCGTGGatagtgatgatgaggatgaagatgatgacggcaacATGTTGCCTGAGCCGTCGAGGGCACAAGCCAAGGTCATTGATAAGCAGGCTGCGGAACAACTCAAATCTAACCCGGCCATGGATGGTGCTATCCCCATTGCCATCTACGACATTTCGCGGAAACAAGCCTTCTTTACGCCTGAGGTGGCAgaatccttcttcttcatgttcTCTTCGTTCAAGACTCTTTCGGTTCAGCCGAGGATTTCACAACACGTCCTGGATTCCCTGGACAGGGAGTTTACAAATCATCCCTCTACTTGCTTCTGTTACATCAGACAGCCCGTCGTTGGCGTACAGGCTAACACTGCGGATTTTGCGCGTGGATTGCGTGATGTGTTGGCACGTTTGGGCGACAAGTTGGAAGTGTCGACGGACAAGGCGGAATTAAGTCGGAAGACGGCTGTCTGGATAGATGG
It contains:
- a CDS encoding frag1/DRAM/Sfk1 family domain-containing protein yields the protein MSSKYKDKDGGVVLSFGGQWVSWAHTIVAYTAFLSALIVGVSLHYHKIVENEFYGYPQEWFPSVSATIGDRYPERSFFMIFIAITSGPRFALVGLFYLLSRKPGTKLPGFIASMGVLRTLTCGGWTYITSTDDHDWHDILMISYIVATLPWTLGCIALSPPNPQAIKYRKYLASAFFGTLVPLIYFFIQHKVHRVAGAYTIYAFFEWALILFDVGFDAVTALDYNTFEVVIRDVKGLSKGDNRSSVPSAVMEKEKEKATGGLYSLRFTWSEALDTAADVYHGFVFWSMLTSLGLVVWYFPLWHMGISGYEAFVLVSVSPLLLAGPLRSVIISNQRIVHLLSLSGVAAYLVLDPARRLFTVGFGVAMSTLGWVATLHAESLHEARFESKVLGLLVGLILSATAKFAWQTNNPIWPIMHEANGGWNLTGLVLGLLAALRFTRKAPLTSGSSEGIQRGSTVLAACGIGGVFFGMHSLLSDTSTMILWVWEGFPIRGPYFSTHGWCTLAAMSAGLFVGIYKPSLAGSWPQYAVGTAGALVLTFYSHWFGYYGGLVTAAYLMAVAVPLLSNASKKKPAVTFGLGFFIYVFLVLFHVWVVAYAFVPGGPLVREHTDWIMYSMMGLIGAGVYDYNASQPRKQQPRRPSASQHKKYFGVSTIIINVLFLCAAFMRFPTNDYKPYHAKDRVLTAGIWTIHFSLDNDMWSSEYRMRDLIKELELDVVGLLESDLQRIIMGNRDTTQFLAEDLGMYVDYGPGPNKHTWGAALLSKFPIVESKHHLLPSPVGELAPAIHATLDVYGELVDVFVFHSGQEEDPEDRRLQSEYLAQLMGSTPRPAFLLSYLVTKPLEGNYNTYVSQKSGMHDVDPTDWDRWCEYILFKRLKRVGYARVSRSTITDTELQVAKFVIPNSAAEAQQLDSVSAEERNRRVQESEVPEGWRFPAMFRGQGVRDHRYHVFDEPRYFN
- a CDS encoding rRNA processing protein Utp6 (similar to Cordyceps militaris CM01 XP_006666245.1); translated protein: MAGVAEKARFYLERSVPQLREWEEKELFSKEEIRTIVKKRNDHEHRVLSPGNTPSDWSTYAKWEQSLEKLRSKRCRRLKIHHLNSAHSGQGRVLSIYERSVNRHPGSTDLWKEYLSYTASVKAAKRWRKTMTNALRMMPTDADLWIIAGRRSAKNGDMAAARGFFMRGCRFCTKDCKLWLEYARSEMEWLVKVDQRKSDKKTTDVLRPDRVEDDDELRIVDSDDEDEDDDGNMLPEPSRAQAKVIDKQAAEQLKSNPAMDGAIPIAIYDISRKQAFFTPEVAESFFFMFSSFKTLSVQPRISQHVLDSLDREFTNHPSTCFCYIRQPVVGVQANTADFARGLRDVLARLGDKLEVSTDKAELSRKTAVWIDGYLALGGLDDGIRQVLEHTKGKLVL